The Octopus sinensis linkage group LG19, ASM634580v1, whole genome shotgun sequence genome contains a region encoding:
- the LOC118767170 gene encoding uncharacterized protein LOC118767170: MSDSSHKQRYEKRGFKPMEKEQLDVVHFPNNPIITNWERLEKERLKKLDLGFNRLQGSVYQIELAKELKKQRELGPSAKMKRSPTPDEEEEVEEEHVSSGGQISFNQLAPFKTYKTKHSCGYFFDYENQHKRIRRGIPPCNLPYWQSRPKY, encoded by the coding sequence ATGAGTGATTCAAGTCATAAACAACGCTATGAGAAAAGGGGATTCAAGCCAATGGAAAAGGAGCAGTTAGATGTGGTGCATTTTCCAAACAATCCTATCATTACAAACTGGGAACGGCTGGAAAAAGAGCGACTGaagaaattagatttaggatttaaCCGGTTGCAAGGTTCTGTTTATCAGATAGAATTAGCAAAAGAACTTAAGAAACAGCGGGAATTGGGTCCAAGTGCAAAAATGAAAAGATCACCAACTcctgatgaagaggaggaagtggaagaagaacATGTGTCATCTGGAGGTCAAATATCCtttaatcaactagctccctttaaaacttacaaaacaaaacattcctGTGGTTATTTCTTTGATTATGAAAATCAACACAAACGAATTCGGAGAGGAATTCCTCCTTGCAATTTACCATATTGGCAATCTAGgccaaaatattaa